From the Desulfallas thermosapovorans DSM 6562 genome, the window AATATTTCCTTAACCGGTTCAATTTGGGCTGGGTGAATAACCATTTTTCCTTGAAAACCCAATTTTCTGGCCCGGTGGGCATCTTTGCGCAGAGCGTCAATGTTTTTTATAAAGGGGCAGACAGTATCCAGCGGCGGTTCTATGCCGGCCATCCGGGAGGCGGCGATAAGTTTGGCCCGGGCGTAAAAAAGCTCGCTGCCATCTTCGGAGTAAGTGGTCCAGGTATCCGCTGTGTAGTCGTTGCCGCCGAAGGCCAGTCTTTTCACCCTGGGGCAGGCGGCGGCCACTTCGCCCGCGTTTTCGATACCCCGGGCGCTTTCAATAAAGGGCACCAGTTCCAGCGTGCCCCGGGGTATATTCCGTTCCTCTTCCAGCAGCCCCATGAGCCAGTCAGCCCGGCGCACCTCTTCCGCCGTTTCCGCCTTGGCCAGCATGATACCGGCCAGCCTCTGCTGTACCACGGCCTGAAGATCGGCTAAAATATAGGGCGATGATACTGCATTAACCCGCACGTAGGTAACGGGCAATGCCGAAGAATTAATGGTCTCGCTGACTACCCGCCGGGCGGTGTGCTTTTCACTTATGGCCACTGCGTCCTCTAAATCCATAATGACGGCGTCGGCGTTTAGGGCGAAAGCCTTGTTTATTTTTTTGCGATCGGTGCCGGGTACGAATAACAAGCATCTTAATAAACCCATCTCGTTTTTCCGTCCTTTCTTGTAATATTTGAAATTTTATATTATTTTCGCCGCGTGTTCGGTTATTCCTGTGGCGATCATGGCCATGGTGCCAATATTACCGGCCGTGTCTGTATAAATAACTGGTAATAATGAAGACTGCCTGTTTTTGAAAAGTTTAACTTTATAAGAGGATTTTTACCGGCAAAGGTAGAATTTCCCCGGTGAAATTATACTATTTGGCGGTGGTGACCATGTTTCAGTTGGAAAAAAGGCACCAGTGGGTTCTGCTGATTCTGGCTGCGGTGATACTGTTCGGCGCCGGTCATAAATATGCCCGCATGCAAACAGCCGGGCCGCTGGTGACTGACAACCTGGTGCCCGGTGCGGTGGAAAATGGTGACCCCGGCAATGGCTCCACGGCCCGGTCCAGTGAAACAAAGGAAATACAGCATGTTATAGTCCATGTGGCCGGGGCGGTGCAGAAACCCGGTGTATATCGCCTGCCCACCGGGTCACGGGTGGTGGATGCTGTTAATATGGCGGGTCCCACGGAAAATTCAGCCCTTGATTATATGAACCTGGCGGCGACGCTTGAGGATGGTAAGCAAATCACCGTTTACAGTGTGGAGCAAATAAGCCGGCAGCAGTTGCCGGGCGCGGTGCAAGGCGCATTGACTGCCGAAGGAGTTGTCTCTCCGGGTGGCAATGGTGCCGGGAGTATCAACATAAATACTGCCTCCATGGCCCAGCTGGAGGAATTGCCCGGTATTGGCCCTTCCCTGGCCCAGAGGATTATTGATTACCGCACCCAGCATGGCCCTTTTTTAACCATTGAGGATATCCAGAACGTTTCCGGCATTGGTGAAAAACGTTTCGAACAAATGAAAAACTTGATTTGTGTCAATTAGACGTTGTTGTGGCTTAAATTACATATTAGAGCCCCTGGCTCCGGTCAACCCTGTGTTGGTAGGAGTTGGGGGCTTCTTTGT encodes:
- a CDS encoding HpcH/HpaI aldolase/citrate lyase family protein, whose translation is MGLLRCLLFVPGTDRKKINKAFALNADAVIMDLEDAVAISEKHTARRVVSETINSSALPVTYVRVNAVSSPYILADLQAVVQQRLAGIMLAKAETAEEVRRADWLMGLLEEERNIPRGTLELVPFIESARGIENAGEVAAACPRVKRLAFGGNDYTADTWTTYSEDGSELFYARAKLIAASRMAGIEPPLDTVCPFIKNIDALRKDAHRARKLGFQGKMVIHPAQIEPVKEIFSPTPEEVAAAEKIVAAFDEAEAKGTGVIQLDGKMVEYPIANRARQILAAARELK
- a CDS encoding ComEA family DNA-binding protein, whose translation is MKLYYLAVVTMFQLEKRHQWVLLILAAVILFGAGHKYARMQTAGPLVTDNLVPGAVENGDPGNGSTARSSETKEIQHVIVHVAGAVQKPGVYRLPTGSRVVDAVNMAGPTENSALDYMNLAATLEDGKQITVYSVEQISRQQLPGAVQGALTAEGVVSPGGNGAGSININTASMAQLEELPGIGPSLAQRIIDYRTQHGPFLTIEDIQNVSGIGEKRFEQMKNLICVN